One Balaenoptera acutorostrata chromosome 5, mBalAcu1.1, whole genome shotgun sequence genomic window, GCAAAAAGACTAATAATTTAAAAGCAGTCACAGACTTTCTTCACTGATTAAAGGCTGAAATTAGTAATATAAGTATTCTTGCACAATTTATTTATATCCCATTTTTTACTAAGTATTTGAAGCTGctcattaacacacacacacacacatacacacaatcacacatatacatatatgtgtgtgcatgtgtatatatactctCACATATACACACCCAACACATTCAATCATATTATACAAAAAAggatgtagatatatatatataaacaggatataaataaatgaagtcagAGAGTAGAGAAAATAAAGGTAAGAATGTAGGATAAAGCTAGCAAGTAAAATTAGTATATAAATGCATGCCACAAAATCCTGTACAATTGCTAAAGGTGGGCCACAAATTCAGTTCTTAGCTTCTTAGTGGCCAAAGCAAAGGGGGAAACAAAGATTCTCAGtgtccataaaataaaaacaaaccagttGCTCAGGAGAAGTACAGCTTTTTCTGGTACTGAGACCTGAGAGAAATTTCTCCCATGGGTCCTCATAAAAGGGACACTGTGTGATGCTGTGAACAACGTCCTCAAAAACATATTCTCCTCAATGGGCAGAAACTACAATGTACAAATAAGTTGCAAATTCAGGTtgacagaaaatcttaaaattcacattaaaaaaattttttcacaaaCATATTTACTCCAAAGTAATTGTATGAGAATTGTTACTAATTGTTATTTTTTCAAAGTCATATTTGGATTGTTTAAATAGCCAAACCGAAAGAGCTTTCCTAAAATGTGCCATTTTCATTCTAATTGAGGAATATGGTAATCATTCTTAAAGTGATTTCTAACTCTAAGACAATTTACTGACATTGTGATTTAactatgtaatatttttgtttattcccAAAATCCTAATGTCTGAAAAATAACTTCTTATAAAATTTCAAAGGTGtctctgaaaatataaaaattacaataatttaGGAAAATCCTTGAATAGTTGTTGGTTTTGAAGCCTAACCATATTTAGGCCATTTATAACaccaaacaacaataaaaaaagaaccacaatAGGTGACAATCTGACCAGTAAAAAGGACTGATCAGACATCACAAGAGTGATGAAAACAAGCCACcttgagaattttaaatattcacatCTTATTTAAGATATACATTATAATCCGACCCTACTAAAAAATTCAGTGATCAGATTTACTACCAATCTGCCAGATCATAGTTTCTAAACTACAAATTCTAAGGTCCCATCAATAAACTGAAAACTCATAACCGTAATCATGTTACAATTAATTATCCAATTCACACATTATgcctaatgtttattttatatgctttgttttaaaagaatttaaatgataTTTCTCCTTTGGGAAATTCTCTTACTGAGAAATTTCTCCAGAAATTCTCTTAACTGAGGCTCTAAGGGGGAATACCCTCAGGATGAAGAGTACAGCTTCTATTACCAAACCcatggaaagaaaagcaaaaatcactgataggaaaaaaaaaaaaatttaagttggaAAGTCAAAGAAACTTTTTTGTTCATTATTATACTAAGAGATTAAAAGGCAGGTTAGAACCGTAAAGATAAGTTTCAGTAGAGGAAAATGGCATTTCAACAAAAAGTGTCACACCATTTTGAGCATAAATTCTaggctttccttattttttaagaaaatctatTTCTCCAACTTATTACATATGTGAATTGAAGAAGAATATTTGAAACAACACTAAATTATAAGATCCTACTGAAGAGATTGTTCTTTGGATTATGTAAACATGCAAAGATGGTAATGGTAGCTTATTTCCAACTTAATTAACAAGATAACTGGGGGAAATAAATATGAAGGTAGAAGAATCCCATCATTCTTTCTATGCCCCAATTCTATGTATTTCAGCCAATACAAAGGTGTTCCTTTGAGCAGTCAAATGAGTGAAAAAAGAGGGTAAAATGCTCTAAGATCACCAACtaagaaatttttttcccttgagaattAGACTAAATAACCTCTAAGGTCTTTTCCCTTTTGATTCTGAAATTCTCTAATACTAATTTTCAGAATTccaaaaaaggttaagaaaaagaaatgcaaaataaaccaAATTCTCTTATGGCTTCATATAATTAGATATGttgaataaagaacaaaaattaagttCAAAGCAAAGTGAAATATCTGTCTGAACTTGTTTAATTGAAAAGTTAGATAAAAAAGAAGAGTATTTAATTTCAGATTCATaagtttctaaaatttttctctaaaaaaattttatttcaaagatgGACAATTCTTTAATAGCAAGTGTCATTTCTTATTACTaacttataaatgaaattatcttcaaaggaaatatttctttcatgtttttctagaattaaaaaattacagaagTAAATGTTAAAGATAAGATATATACACCTGCAAAATTAAATCTAAAACAACAGATTTAACATAAATTGGCTTACTGTTATAGAATATCAATTAATTTTCCAGAAGCAAAGACCTCCAACTTCAAactacatttaaaacatttttcaattttaacaTTAACTTCAATCaggttaaaatacagatttcagaCTAGGAAAAGTAGaatcaaatgaaaatcaaaaagtaAACATATGATTAAATTAGAGTCAGAGACAAAGGCTTAATATTTATACTAACTCATACCAAATCATGCTTTTCCTGTAAGGCAATTTCTTCTGACATTATTTCTCTGAGTGACACTTTTTTAGTATGAGTGTTCCAATGGTCCAATAAGGGTAGCATTTCAGGTGCTGCTAAAGTCTTCAGTAATTTTTTGCCCGTTCTCTGAGATGATTTTTGTTCTGGATTATCAAGACCAACACGCCCAAccagggaagaacctacaaaagCAGTATCAATAGTGTCAGACCATCAACAATAAATGTACAAATTAGGCATTATTCATTCTGTTACATCTACCTCAGAGAGACCcagaaaacatgattttttacTCTTTGCTTATAAATACAATATTCCAAGTTGTATTTCAAAGTTTCAAAATACATCTTCACATAATCGCAAGCAAGTATAAATGTAGAAATGTTCAAACGAACAATGATCTGGGTATTACTGTAAATCAACTCAATGCTTCCCCACTCTTTTTCATATCACATCAACACAGAGAAAACAGTGACACACATATACACTGGTAAACAGAGGAAGCTGCAGCCAGCCAGAAGTGAGCAGCTTTGGTCAGCTCTGCTTGGCCACTCCAAGAACTGAAAGGATGAATATTTCTGCAAATCTGTAACCCACTGGAGGCCTACAATAAATATGGAACAAATGATATTCAACATAAGGAAGGAACTAAACATTCTAAGAAGTTCATAATAACAAGACTTAATGTATAATATTTCAGCTTTTCTAAGAGCAACACATTCTGATATACTCCTTTGATTTCCTGGAGAGTGAAGAAATAGCAAATACTGTCATCTGAATAACTCTGATACTCTTTGGGAACCTCTAGCTCTCAAACAGCTTTAGCTCTTGAAGCTACAACACAGGTCTGAACTAAAGTTAAGAATCTTCACTCTAACAATCTTCAACCTGGAGTCCTAGTACGGAGTGAACAAGAGAGGCATCTGGTGGAACTCAGGCACAAAAGGAGGACCCTGTAACAGGTCTGCCACCCTGCACTGAACACTTAACGACAACGCTATCTAAGAAATCTTCTGGAAtcaattattttcaatttggcAGATGTAATCAAAAAGCAGGTTGAAAAAAAAGCAGGTTGACTTTTGTGCTCTAACTATATTAACatcaataaaaaatttgaaaaaccaaGTAATATTTCAATGATGCTCTCAAACACAGGAATATTTTATTGCTCTCAAACCAGAACAGCTTCCCTTCATTCAGAGCAAAATCATAAACAGGAAACACCCTGACTATGTGCATTAGAGAACACCTTGGGTGTTCCACAGCactcctggtttttttttttttaattgaaatatagttgatttataatgttgtgttagttttcagGTGTTAACTGAAAGTTAAATGATATTATAggggcttttttcttctttaagctttattttcttttgtatcaaTATTAAATGTTCAAACTTTTATTTGCAAATCAAAATTCTTGGGTAACATATTTTGTGgaagtatatttaaaatgagttaagattcagggacttccctggcctgctcccagtgcagggggcccaggttcgatccctggtcagggacctagatcccgcatgccacaactaaaagacccctcacgccgcaactaaagatcccgcacacctcaacaaagatcccacatgtggcaacgaagatcccgcgtgccacaactaagacctggtgcagccaaataaacaaacagttaaaaaaaaaaaaaagagttaaaattcatacacacacaccaagtTTCAACATCAAGACAAGAACATTAGAAGTGAAAATATGTGTTTTACCTTGCATTAATTTGCCACAGGATACCTCTTCTTGTCTTTGTCGCTCCTAAACACAGAGGCAGAACAGGGGATTGGCAAAGGAGGGTGCATTAGAAAACAAgcttatattatttttctctagtaATCATTTTTCCCTGTAAAACTATCAATCATTCTTGctaaatttaataaaactagataaatataattataaattgattccatctatatattttttctacttatagAGCTCTTatgctgtgattttttaaaaactgtttatgaAACTTAATTAGCACTGCAAGTCTTTAAGGAGTAAAAaactatttatgatttttttccctaaaaaaaaaaaaaaatcgacaaTCATATTGAGCTCCGtcattaattatataatttggCCAgtctggaaataacctaaaatactggaaggagaaaaaaaatcagtaacctGTTAACTGGTAAAATTAATTCTCTCTCAAAGTCAAAATTCAATAGAATCTTTCATATAACAGATTTTATTGAAGAGCAAAGGTGACAAAATGTACACAAAAGGAGCTTTCTTTAAAAGAAGCCTACCAACCATTAcagattctttccatttttcatgaATCACTTTAGCCAGATTCAGATCTATATGAACCACACAATCCTCAACTGTTAGGGACCCTTGTgagggggggaagaaaagaaaagaaaatatgatcaTTACTCATTATACATTTGCAGAAAACATACTCAACTACCTTATGTATCATAAaactaatttgtatttttaattactaACCTATGTCTCTAGTTCTAAATCTCTTggaatatttttatgtaatatgTCATTGTTTTCACACTTCTTGGCAGGTACAATTATATTATGTTTCATATATTTAAGTTATTCATGTCCATTAgactaaatatatttaatatattcatttccATTAGTCAAGACTTTCCAGTAGGCATACTCTAAGGAATTATCTTGCCTTAAGTGTATCTGGAGTAGCACCAAAGGATTCAAAAAGATGTGTCTGTGCAAATAAGTATGAGGTAAATACCAGAGAAAACTTCCAGTATATGCACAAGATGAATACAAAGTCCATCTAAATACTCTCTATTTCTtcaaattatatacttaaaaatctTCTACAACACACTGTGTCAAAAATAATAACGTAGGCAACACAAATTACTTTTACACTTctattaacataaaataattttaaaattgaactaGACTCTCTATCTATATTCTATTTACACAAAGATACACCTATAAGTAATTTACTTTTTCCTTACCTGAATCAATACCAACAGGGCCAAATAACTCATTGAGCTGAAAAGCCAGTTCAGGGGGTAATGCCAATTCCAGACAGTCTATGGTCAGCGATTTGGCCATCACTGGCGTGGGATTCAATGTCTCAGTTTTATCTTCTTCAGTAACTCCAGCTGACAAAGCACTCCCTGCCATTAGAATTTTTTCCACTTCCTGTTCATCTTCATTCATAAATTCTTCTGTGTTTGGAAATTTCACATAATCCTTTGgaagattttcacttttatttatgtcAAAAGAGTCAGTAAAATAAAGTTCTTCATGTAATTCAAGATCCGAAGTGCTCgatacagaatttaaaatatcagacaaattcaAAGAAGAATGTATACTGTCTCCAATCTCAGTGACTTCTGGATTCTTCTCCATTTCACTCACATTTTTAGTGGTAGTAGCTTTTAGAGTGCCTGGAAAAAACTGCTTAACATTATATAAACCTGAAAGTTCTGCCTGACTATTAGGAAGTACTTCATTATTATTCTTGAGATCTACATTAGGAAATATACCTGTTATTAATCCAGGTTTTTCAGTAGTTATAGCTCTTATTTCTGCCTGCTCtaagttttccttttctgaattacAGGTAGACTGTACATTAGTGTTACTGATACCAATTCCATGGCTAAATTCTGGCACAGAAGAATTAGACTCCTCTAAGCTTCCTCTTTGGCTAATAATTTCCTTCAAATTCAGTCCCAGAGAAAATGGTCCAATTTGTGCTTCATCATATGACTTTTTTATATTCTCAAATTCGGTATCCTCACATAATTTAGTTTCAGAATCCAATAAAAGGCTTGTGGCCCAAATAATATCTTTGTTACACCTCTCATATAGGTCTTTTAGGGCTTCTAATGAAAACGATCCAAATAGTTTACAAAGAATGTTTAGATTTTCAGATTCATCAGCACTGGTAAGCTCACTTTCTTCAACATATGTGCTTTTGTCATACATTACCCTATATGGAATTGCTTCTTGAACATCTAATTTTGTGTTAATATTGAAAGCTTTCGGTTTAAATCCATCTAATCTTCCTGTTAATACTCTCAGAGAATCTGAAacactaattttattcttttctattttccataaGAGAGCAAAATCCTGTGGTTCAGTCTGAGTACACTTGCCTACTTCTATTCCAGGGACTTCTTTAgtcttttcttcttgaaattcaGCTAAAGTTTGTGGTCCCACTCCTCCAGGAGCAGTTGGCACACTATTGGTAAAAGTAAGAGACAATGTGTGTTGCCTATGAATCTTTTTACTTGGACAAGTTTTATTCTCACAGGTCATTTCATTGGGCAGCATTTCAGAACTTCCTCGAGTAGAACTACCCAACGTTTTTAGTTCTTCAGGGCTTGTGCCCCAACAGGTCTCACGTGCTGTATATAAGGACATTTCATTCATACTGTTGTTAGTTCCAAATTCTAGGTTGGGTTCATTTAAGCCAGCCTTTGGCATTCTTGATCTGTGTTCTCTCTGAGCTAAAGAATCAGATGAAGGCCAGTCACCCACAATGTTGAATGAGTcttcttcagtatttttataagTACCATATTTACAGCTATTGAAAGATTCTGAGGCATCATCACACTGTGACTTGCTGTCATCCTCTACGTTTTCATGTGGAGATCCTCGTGGCTGGATACAATCTACACTCACAGATAAACTACTGTCCAATACTTTATGTGACTGAGGGCAATTATACTTTTTGTCACTTTGTATAGATACAGCTTTTTCAGTTTTTCGGTTCCTTTTTGTCCTCTGACCGATAGACTTATCAACTGGCCAGTCACCAACAAAAGACAGCTCTTGTCTTGGGAACTTTTCCGAAGttgatttgcttttttgttttccaaaggcTTTTTTCTTTACTCCTGCTCTTTCTTCCAGCATTTCACTAGATgaagatttttcattttgaagtggTACAGTATTTGAAAGACCACAGTCTTCTTGATTATTTCCACCATAGCAAATACTTGGTGATATTCTCTCTACAAAACTATCTGCATTGGTTTTACTACACTCTTTTTCAGGAGCCATTTCTACTGgttcttctttttcacttttgtcTGTTGCTCGTTCTTTGCTTtcagaatcagaaaaataaatgtctggaGCTTCCTGAATGAAAGCATTCTGAATGTTAGGATTCATaccacttatttctttttttccattgtttaaaTCTGCATTAGGGAGATATGTAACGTTCTCAGGTAACAAATTTTCTTTGGTCACACCATGTTTCTTCTCTTCAATTAACTCTGGATGCTTCAGAGATGAggataaaacattttcttctttttcagaggCAATATCTTCATTGTCTCTTGGGCTGTaagatttgtttttaagtatTATAAGGAAATCTCTTAATGTTGCCATTAATATTATGATTTAAAGAATCATTCAACTGAAAGACAAGACACTTGATCCTTCCCTAATACACTATGAACACATCGCTTTATTGTAATCCCAACACCTAGCACAACACTTGGCATACAAGAAGCACTcaaattttttcaaattgaatAATTAACATGAGATTTTCAGTTAAGGTGTTTATTATGCATTAAATATTAAAGTTAAGGTTCTAAATTTGTTCCCAGAAGAGGACACCTCCCTAGCTCCTTTCCAACCTATTTAAGCTTAATATATGTGAAACTAGGTCTGCCTCTATACCACCTGTCATTTGCTGCAGAGGAAAATGCTTAAGATTGATTTACAAAGTCTCAAAGAGTCAACCAACATGATCTGCACAATTAAGTGAAATGAGAGAAAGGGAGGACAGCTCTCATTTGAGATGTCACttgctaaattttttaaaaccatccTTGATGTTAATTTCAGACTCAGAGCACTTTTGCCGAATCATTATACTTTGAACTTCAGTGCATTTTCCTTATTTAACAActcatcttcctttctttctttattgcagGAGTTCTCAAAGTCCCAACTCTCCCATGAAGCCTTCCTAAGTGAAATCACACCTAACATTCAGTTTTCTATATATCAGATGCTATTATAAGTCCTTCACAAGTATTAATTCATAATCCTTATGAGATCCTTATAAGCAAAgtgttattattgctattttgcaaatgaggagcCGAAGTATAGAGAGATTTTATAATTTGTCAAAGATTACAAAGCtttgggatttgaagccaggaaATACAGCTAGGGAgcccacattcttaaccactttgcaaTACTGCTCCTCAATAAAAGagcatttgtgaattttcttttcCCAACTCCTTTTTAAAAGGGTCTCTCATCCCTAATCATCAAAAAATGTGAGCAATTCAGACCTCTAGTTATATTTAAGACTCTACTTTactcacttatttattcaattgTTTATGTATCCTAAATGTTTTTAACATAATCAGTACTATCCTGAATTGCAAACTTTCAAAAGGCTATGACTTGTTATTACTTAGTAAAAGTATACCATGCATAATACATTTTTACGATACTAGCTTGAAGGAGTATTTTTATTAATACCTAAGAAAATTAAGAAGTAATGTGactatatacaaaataacaaTAGAGGGTAGATAAGGTAACAGATAAATACTGGAATAGCAGCAAGTTAAATAAAGAAGGCAGGAGTATTCATAGTGTAAACATGGACCTACATAAACCAGAAGACAATGAAACCCCCACATATGTCATCACCCACATAAACTTTTACTTCTCTTGCTAACCATATATATCCTGCTCCAGGTAAGACTATACCTAAaccctacaaacaacaaatgcctaccttatttttaaagttatttggcAGTGATTTTAGAAGTTCCTAAActatcagatttttttaaattaaatttttaaattgaatttttgtaCATAGAGACTTTAACCTACCTAGTACTTCTGTCACAAGAATATGCACACAACTCGATACGTTCCATTTTCTCTGGAACTGAAGAACTCATGATTATGGGCACTGAAACAAAACGTTGATAGTGTTCCAACattcttgttattttttctttgcttatccCATGAATATTACGCCTAAAaattccaggggaaaaaaagggtagAAGGAACATTggtaattaagtttttaaaaaatcggCTCATATAATGTTAAGAGAAACAATGATACATTTCTgatacataaaaatatcaaaactggTTTATTATGACACAATATAAACTATTTGATTCTaagtttcattttattcagaATGTCCtaaattaccattttcttaatcatgCCATACAATCTTTTCCAAACATCCTTCATCAACTTGGAAAAAACCAGCAGATcttaataactttaaaagaagTTACTCTCAAGCTCTGCCAAAAAAATCTCAGACGAATATGACCATCATTTCAATTGATTAATTATTAACTAGTGACTAAAAAAATTCCACTACAGAGGCTTCCAGTTATGCCAGTACAGCAGACTAGATGTGCCAAAGGACACTCCTATTACAATAAAACTGGATCCCATACGAATTAAAGCAGACACACACTTTAACACATTTTAAGttcaagtaaagaaaaaaattcctagtATTTGAAGTCTCTGGATGTCCAAATATGAAGTTCGTTATATTTGTGCTTTCATTCATGGTAGcttattcctttgtttttgtttatgagCTCACACTTAGTTGAATCTAATATATGGGAATCCTTAGGCCTTAAACTGGGGGTGCT contains:
- the N4BP2 gene encoding NEDD4-binding protein 2 isoform X5, producing MPRRRKNLGGNPFRKTTNSKEVVSSVASHEEPTTTLPSMCETKVDQEELFTSISEMFSDLDPDVVYLMLSECDFKVENAMDCLLELSATDAKIEESPSKSFVASENQVNAVGCEIMEKCPPEEESEDSKMDSFLDMQLTEDLDSLIQNAFEKLNSSPDDHAYSFLPLRDVNNFSNPSAFINPDSSSTTPILSTQNMDLNSENVESSASTLSSNSLTSHSLSNESKSFTKDNTLALEDSLLSSSLNVANDTMVDCSNQIQKELLESACVETQFSQAPVDLDANELQAPLNLTVQNLGLGLLGTGGDQKSSVPDVFVPSEEFNFQSHKHTELPPKGKDVNYCPVLTPLPLLLPPPPPPPMWNPMIPAFDLFQGNHGFVAPVVTTAAHWRPVNYTFPPPVISHTSPTKGWRNKEGTSAYQVQETPVSQVVRKKTSSYVGLVLVLLRGLPGSGKSFLARTLQEDNPSGVILSTDDYFYINGQYQFDVKYLGEAHEWNQNRAKEAFEKKVSPIIIDNTNLQAWEMKPYVALSQKHKYKVLFREPDTWWKFKPKELARRNIHGISKEKITRMLEHYQRFVSVPIIMSSSVPEKMERIELCAYSCDRSTSPRDNEDIASEKEENVLSSSLKHPELIEEKKHGVTKENLLPENVTYLPNADLNNGKKEISGMNPNIQNAFIQEAPDIYFSDSESKERATDKSEKEEPVEMAPEKECSKTNADSFVERISPSICYGGNNQEDCGLSNTVPLQNEKSSSSEMLEERAGVKKKAFGKQKSKSTSEKFPRQELSFVGDWPVDKSIGQRTKRNRKTEKAVSIQSDKKYNCPQSHKVLDSSLSVSVDCIQPRGSPHENVEDDSKSQCDDASESFNSCKYGTYKNTEEDSFNIVGDWPSSDSLAQREHRSRMPKAGLNEPNLEFGTNNSMNEMSLYTARETCWGTSPEELKTLGSSTRGSSEMLPNEMTCENKTCPSKKIHRQHTLSLTFTNSVPTAPGGVGPQTLAEFQEEKTKEVPGIEVGKCTQTEPQDFALLWKIEKNKISVSDSLRVLTGRLDGFKPKAFNINTKLDVQEAIPYRVMYDKSTYVEESELTSADESENLNILCKLFGSFSLEALKDLYERCNKDIIWATSLLLDSETKLCEDTEFENIKKSYDEAQIGPFSLGLNLKEIISQRGSLEESNSSVPEFSHGIGISNTNVQSTCNSEKENLEQAEIRAITTEKPGLITGIFPNVDLKNNNEVLPNSQAELSGLYNVKQFFPGTLKATTTKNVSEMEKNPEVTEIGDSIHSSLNLSDILNSVSSTSDLELHEELYFTDSFDINKSENLPKDYVKFPNTEEFMNEDEQEVEKILMAGSALSAGVTEEDKTETLNPTPVMAKSLTIDCLELALPPELAFQLNELFGPVGIDSGSLTVEDCVVHIDLNLAKVIHEKWKESVMERQRQEEVSCGKLMQGSSLVGRVGLDNPEQKSSQRTGKKLLKTLAAPEMLPLLDHWNTHTKKVSLREIMSEEIALQEKHDLKREPLIFEKDCATKLKEKQLFKIFPAINQNFLVDIFKDHNYSLEHTVQFLNCVLEGDPVKTVVAQEFVHQNENVTSHTAQKSKEKKAKKLKETEDIPSEPSFQDFEYPEYDDYRAEAFLHQQKRIECYSKAKEAYRMGKKNVATFYAQQGSLHEQKMKEANHLAAVEIFEKVNASLLPQNVLDLHGLHVDEAIEHLMTVLQQKTEEFKQNGGKPYLSVITGRGNHSQGGVARIKPAVIKYLTSHSFRFSEIKPGCLKVMLK
- the N4BP2 gene encoding NEDD4-binding protein 2 isoform X3 → MRQNRPGRDPLSVGSGRGGSARGQGSPGPALRGGPTRPSGARGRARGRGREPAWVGEAESSDPPGRRGSHSLLPETPPHSAAHPPSRGWLLRGCSSPAGRRAAVSLRRAPAARLPPRPALLASPAPCRRAQWRRRERAAESRRCVSHSTTRPRPRRPPPVPGAVENAMDCLLELSATDAKIEESPSKSFVASENQVNAVGCEIMEKCPPEEESEDSKMDSFLDMQLTEDLDSLIQNAFEKLNSSPDDHAYSFLPLRDVNNFSNPSAFINPDSSSTTPILSTQNMDLNSENVESSASTLSSNSLTSHSLSNESKSFTKDNTLALEDSLLSSSLNVANDTMVDCSNQIQKELLESACVETQFSQAPVDLDANELQAPLNLTVQNLGLGLLGTGGDQKSSVPDVFVPSEEFNFQSHKHTELPPKGKDVNYCPVLTPLPLLLPPPPPPPMWNPMIPAFDLFQGNHGFVAPVVTTAAHWRPVNYTFPPPVISHTSPTKGWRNKEGTSAYQVQETPVSQVVRKKTSSYVGLVLVLLRGLPGSGKSFLARTLQEDNPSGVILSTDDYFYINGQYQFDVKYLGEAHEWNQNRAKEAFEKKVSPIIIDNTNLQAWEMKPYVALSQKHKYKVLFREPDTWWKFKPKELARRNIHGISKEKITRMLEHYQRFVSVPIIMSSSVPEKMERIELCAYSCDRSTSPRDNEDIASEKEENVLSSSLKHPELIEEKKHGVTKENLLPENVTYLPNADLNNGKKEISGMNPNIQNAFIQEAPDIYFSDSESKERATDKSEKEEPVEMAPEKECSKTNADSFVERISPSICYGGNNQEDCGLSNTVPLQNEKSSSSEMLEERAGVKKKAFGKQKSKSTSEKFPRQELSFVGDWPVDKSIGQRTKRNRKTEKAVSIQSDKKYNCPQSHKVLDSSLSVSVDCIQPRGSPHENVEDDSKSQCDDASESFNSCKYGTYKNTEEDSFNIVGDWPSSDSLAQREHRSRMPKAGLNEPNLEFGTNNSMNEMSLYTARETCWGTSPEELKTLGSSTRGSSEMLPNEMTCENKTCPSKKIHRQHTLSLTFTNSVPTAPGGVGPQTLAEFQEEKTKEVPGIEVGKCTQTEPQDFALLWKIEKNKISVSDSLRVLTGRLDGFKPKAFNINTKLDVQEAIPYRVMYDKSTYVEESELTSADESENLNILCKLFGSFSLEALKDLYERCNKDIIWATSLLLDSETKLCEDTEFENIKKSYDEAQIGPFSLGLNLKEIISQRGSLEESNSSVPEFSHGIGISNTNVQSTCNSEKENLEQAEIRAITTEKPGLITGIFPNVDLKNNNEVLPNSQAELSGLYNVKQFFPGTLKATTTKNVSEMEKNPEVTEIGDSIHSSLNLSDILNSVSSTSDLELHEELYFTDSFDINKSENLPKDYVKFPNTEEFMNEDEQEVEKILMAGSALSAGVTEEDKTETLNPTPVMAKSLTIDCLELALPPELAFQLNELFGPVGIDSGSLTVEDCVVHIDLNLAKVIHEKWKESVMERQRQEEVSCGKLMQGSSLVGRVGLDNPEQKSSQRTGKKLLKTLAAPEMLPLLDHWNTHTKKVSLREIMSEEIALQEKHDLFLPIEENMFLRTLFTASHSVPFMRTHGRNFSQKREPLIFEKDCATKLKEKQLFKIFPAINQNFLVDIFKDHNYSLEHTVQFLNCVLEGDPVKTVVAQEFVHQNENVTSHTAQKSKEKKAKKLKETEDIPSEPSFQDFEYPEYDDYRAEAFLHQQKRIECYSKAKEAYRMGKKNVATFYAQQGSLHEQKMKEANHLAAVEIFEKVNASLLPQNVLDLHGLHVDEAIEHLMTVLQQKTEGFWAFPCVLR